One window of the Cherax quadricarinatus isolate ZL_2023a chromosome 1, ASM3850222v1, whole genome shotgun sequence genome contains the following:
- the LOC138852330 gene encoding uncharacterized protein, producing the protein MACFCSVLKIEVGELKEEVLLLQEVIRRLKVHLNGSGRECEVAGVVGNEASSSEVQSVSRCEEAVVGEAATATSSEVQPSTCYKWRVVHSNGRRIRVRKVKSEDLKVGNRFSVLQDECTSVASEGKGTTAPANGGKRILVVGDSQVRYIDRAFCNRNKKMRDRVCFPGAGVGDIVNRLDNIMSGNGSKPIICLSAGGNDIGKGRREELLDKYRSAIDFIKSKGGIPIICSILPRRGVGNEWLSRAIGVNCWLDRYCKELAIPFIDNWNNFYGKHDMYARDGVHLSGAGVVALADSIEKAIGEMPMILN; encoded by the coding sequence atggcttgcttctgcagtgttttaaaaattgaggttggagagttgaaggaggaggtcttgcttctccaggaggtgattaggaggctgaaggtccacctcaatgggtctgggagagagtgtgaggtggctggagttgtggggaatgaggcttctagcagcgaggtgcagtctgtctctcgctgtgaggaggctgtagttggggaggcagcaacggctaccagcagtgaggtgcagcctagcacctgctacaagtggcgagtagttcacagtaatggaaggcgcatcagagtaaggaaagttaagagtgaagatctgaaggtaggaaatcgcttctctgttcttcaggatgaatgtacttcagtggccagtgaaggtaagggtactactgcccctgctaatggaggtaagcgcattcttgtggttggtgactctcaggtaagatacattgatcgtgctttttgtaataggaataagaagatgagagatagagtgtgcttccctggagctggtgttggggacattgtcaacaggctggataatatcatgtcaggtaatgggagcaagcccattatctgtctcagtgctggtggaaatgatattgggaagggtaggagagaagagctgctagataagtacaggtcagctatagatttcattaagtctaagggagggatcccaatcatatgtagcatcttgcctagaaggggagtaggaaatgaatggttgtctagggcaattggtgtaaattgctggctagacagatactgcaaggaacttgcaatcccattcattgacaactggaacaacttttatggcaaacatgatatgtatgcaagggatggggtacatctctctggggctggggtggtagcacttgcagactcgattgagaaggccattggtgaaatgcctatgattttaaactga